The following proteins are encoded in a genomic region of Pungitius pungitius chromosome 19, fPunPun2.1, whole genome shotgun sequence:
- the myom1b gene encoding M-protein, striated muscle isoform X4, which translates to MSGSAPFYQKHHRHYDRGFRSKETESKLSQYQTSSTSATTSSSSRRSGGLKVTSYSGLEASRLSPVPERVKPTYLAVDKENQIIGYVVPIFRGSQEFAAGFSGTEERRARDTAGYMARRDLFTSGLEMERSEQVSRREAMRGSAERISLNKRIHEHGEHFKRMNEDSLMHAPDFVIKPRSHTVWEKQCVRLHCTVSGWPDPRVVWYKNNVAIDPLSNAGKYKIESRYSVHSLEINRCDFDDTAQYRVSAMNSKGEQSVFASVVVKRFKGEIDESLPSPRRASTEDGPVSEYGINFQTHIVDKFGVSFGREGETMSLGCTVIIYPALHRYQPEVQWYRDDVLLSPSKWNHMCWSGDRATLTFTHLNKEDEGLYTLRVTTKSGYETYSAYVFVRDAEAEVERAPGAPLDVRCLDANKDYIIVSWKQPAIDGGDSILGYFVDRCEVGTAHWIQCNETPVKFARFPVTGLVEGRSYTFRVRAVNASGMSRPSRASEPVAAMDPADRARKRGTSAPWTGQIIVTEEEPAEGIVPGRPLDLQVTEATKNYVVLSWNPPGEKGLEGVMYYVEKCVSGTDSWQRVNTEIPVKSPRFALFDLAEGKSYSFRVRCCNSAGVGEPSDPTEATTVGDKLDIPSAPSQVVPTRNTDTSVVVSWGASREAKELVGYYIEASIVGSGAWEPCNNKPVNATRFICHGLTTGEKYVFRVRAVNAAGLSQFSPESEPVEVKAAIASPAPPFGISVLECVRDSMVLAWKQPSFAGGADITGYFLDYREVVDGVPEKWHEANTRAVSERAYRVSDLRENRKYQFQVRAANMAGVGIPSQPSDTFLCEEWTIAVPGPPHDLQVREVRSDSLVLLWKPPVYQGRDPVNGFYVDIKEADAPQEAWRGVNTKATESSFIKIKNVKEGESFVFRVRAQNNAGVGQVSAVTEPVVALTKPGTKEIVVDVDDNGVVSLNFECGDMTADSKFVWSKNYEEITDPSRLTLETKGNKSKAVFNTPGEEDIGIYSCLVTHTDGASSSYTLSEEELKRLLEISHDHKFPVIPLKSDLAVELLEKGKVRFWLQADKMTANGKVDYIFNDNAVSQGDKYKMNFDKNTGVIEMIMDCLTPADEGTFTFQLKDGKATNQSSLVLIGDVFKALQKESEFQMKEWVRKQGPHFIEYLSYEVTQECCVILKCKVGNMKKETSALWYKDGHQIKADENLGFTEGVLKLEIAQISKKDSGVYEVALKDDRGKDTSTLNLTDQGFKDLMNEVFSFIANSSTPLKITSTDEGVRLYTFVNFYNDLLQVTWHYKDAAIAFSDRVKSGVVGEQLWLQITEPTEKDAGKYAIEFHDGKAGLRRTVELSGQAFDDAFAEFKRLQAAAIAERSRARVAGGLPDVVTIQEGKALNLTCNISGDPLPEVTWLKNDREITSDDHCILSIASGKFASFTITAVNTMDSGKYSILVKNKYGTESGDFTVSVFMPEEAAGKKK; encoded by the exons ATGTCTGGATCCGCTCCCTTCTACCAGAAGCACCATCGCCACTATGACAGGGGCTTCCGCAGCAAGGAGACCGAGTCCAAGCTGAGCCAGTACCAGACCAGCAGCACCTccgccaccaccagcagcagcagcaggaggagcggggg ACTGAAAGTGACTTCGTATTCTGGGCTGGAGGCGAGCAGACTGAGTCCCGTGCCCGAGAGAGTGAAGCCAACTTACTTGGCCGTGGACAAAGAGAACCAAATCATCGGCTACGTAGTGCCCATCTTCAGGGGCAG CCAAGAGTTCGCCGCGGGATTTTCGGGCACCGAGGAGAGGAGGGCGCGAGACACGGCTGGATACATGGCCCGCAGGGATTTGTTCACCAGCGGCCTGGAGATGGAGAGGTCAGAGCAGGTCTCCAGGAGGGAGGCCATGCGCGGGTCGGCCGAGCGCATCTCTCTGAACAAAAGG ATCCATGAACACGGGGAACACTTCAAGCGCATGAACGAAGACAGCCTGATGCACGCCCCGGACTTTGTGATCAAACCTCGCTCCCACACCGTGTGGGAGAagcagtgtgtgcgtctgcactGCACCGTGAGCGGCTGGCCCGACCCGCGGGTCGTCTG GTATAAAAACAATGTGGCCATCGACCCTCTTTCCAATGCTGGCAAGTATAAAATTGAGAGCAGATACAGCGTGCACTCACTGGAGATCAACAG ATGCGATTTTGATGACACGGCGCAGTATCGCGTCTCCGCCATGAACTCCAAGGGGGAGCAGTCTGTGTTTGCCTCCGTCGTGGTCAAGA GGTTCAAGGGAGAAATCGATGAGTCCTTGCCGTCACCCAGAC GTGCCAGTACTGAAG ACGGCCCAGTGTCCGAGTACGGCATCAACTTCCAGACTCACATTGTTGATAAATTCGGCGTGTCCTTTGGAagagagggtgagaccatgaGTCTGGGATGTACGGTCATCATCTACCCGGCCCTGCACCGCTACCAGCCAGAGGTCCAGTGGTACAGAGACG ATGTTCTGCTGTCTCCCTCCAAATGGAACCACATGTGCTGGAGTGGAGACCGAGCAACGCTGACTTTCACACACCTGAACAAGGAGGACGAGGGGCTTTACACCCTGCGCGTCACCACCAAGTCGGGATACGAAACCTACTCAGCCTACGTCTTTGTCAGAG ATGCTGAAGCCGAGGTGGAGAGAGCTCCGGGTGCCCCTCTGGACGTGCGCTGCCTGGACGCCAACAAGGATTACATCATCGTGTCCTGGAAGCAGCCGGCTATCGATGGCGGCGACTCCATCTTGGGCTACTTTGTGGACAG ATGTGAGGTTGGAACCGCCCACTGGATCCAGTGCAACGAGACTCCCGTCAAATTTGCCCGTTTCCCCGTCACCGGCCTGGTGGAGGGCCGCTCCTACACCTTCCGGGTGCGCGCCGTCAACGCCAGCGGCATGAGCCGCCCGTCACGCGCCTCCGAGCCGGTGGCTGCCATGGACCCGGCTGACCGCGCCCGCAAGAGAG GTACCTCTGCTCCGTGGACCGGCCAAATCATCGTCACAGAAGAGGAGCCCGCGG AGGGCATCGTTCCCGGCAGACCTCTCGACCTGCAGGTGACCGAAGCAACCAAGAACTACGTGGTGCTGAGCTGGAACCCACCCGGGGAGAAAGGCCTCGAGGGCGTCATGTACTACGTGGAAAAG TGCGTCTCGGGCACCGACAGCTGGCAGCGGGTGAACACGGAGATCCCGGTCAAGTCGCCCCGCTTCGCGCTGTTCGACCTCGCCGAGGGGAAGTCCTACAGCTTCCGCGTCCGCTGCTGCAACTCGGCCGGCGTCGGCGAGCCGTCCGACCCGACGGAGGCCACCACCGTGGGCGACAAGCTGG ACATCCCGTCCGCGCCGAGCCAAGTCGTCCCGACCAGGAACACGGACACGTCGGTGGTCGTGTCGTGGGGGGCGTCCCGGGAGGCCAAGGAGCTTGTGGGGTACTACATCGAGGCGAGCATCGTGGGCAGCGGCGCGTGGGAGCCGTGCAACAACAAGCCCGTGAACGCCACCAG GTTCATCTGCCACGGCCTGACGACGGGAGAGAAGTACGTGTTCAGGGTGAGGGCGGTGAACGCCGCCGGGCTCAGCCAGTTCTCCCCGGAGTCCGAGCCGGTGGAGGTGAAGGCTGCGATTG CCTCCCCTGCTCCTCCCTTCGGCATCTCCGTCCTGGAGTGTGTGCGCGACTCCATGGTCCTGGCCTGGAAGCAGCCGAGCTTCGCCGGCGGCGCCGACATCACCGGCTACTTCCTGGATTACCGCGAGGTCGTCGACGGCGTGCCGGAGAAGTGGCACGAGGCCAACACCAGGGCCGTCAGCGAGAGGGCCTACAGG GTGTCCGACCTGAGGGAGAACAGGAAGTACCAGTTCCAGGTGCGTGCGGCCAACATGGCGGGCGTCGGCATCCCGTCGCAGCCCAGCGACACGTTCCTGTGCGAGGAGTGGACCATCGCCGTGCCAG GACCGCCCCACGACCTGCAAGTGAGAGAGGTCCGAAGTGACTCCCTGGTGTTGCTATGGAAACCACCCGTGTACCAGGGCCGCGACCCGGTCAACGGATTCTACGTCGACATCAAGGAGGCGGACGCGCCGCAGGAGGCGTGGAGAGGAGTCAACACCAAGGCCACGGAGAGCTCGTTCATCAAG ATCAAGAACGTGAAGGAAGGAGAGTCGTTCGTGTTCAGGGTGCGCGCTCAGAACAACGCCGGCGTTGGACAAGTCTCCGCCGTGACGGAGCCGGTGGTGGCGCTCACCAAACCag GCACCAAGGAGATAGTGGTGGACGTCGATGACAACGGCGTCGTCTCCCTGAACTTCGAGTGCGGCGACATGACGGCCGACTCCAAATTTGTGTGGTCCAAGAACTACGAGGAGATCACGGATCCGTCCCGCTTGACTTTGGAGACCAAGGGAAACAA GTCCAAAGCTGTTTTCAACACCCCTGGGGAGGAGGACATAGGTATCTACTCGTGTCTGGTCACCCACACCGATGGTGCTTCATCCAGCTACACTCTCTCTGAAGAAG AGTTGAAGAGGCTGCTGGAGATCAGTCACGACCACAAGTTCCCCG TTATTCCGCTGAAGTCCGACTTGgccgtggagctgctggagaagggcAAAGTGCGCTTTTGGCTGCAGGCGGACAAGATGACGGCCAACGGCAAAGTGGACTACATCTTCAATGACAACGCTGTCTCTCAGGGGGAC aaatacaaaatgaacTTTGACAAGAACACCGGCGTGATCGAGATGATCATGGACTGTCTGACTCCGGCGGATGAGGGCACCTTCACCTTCCAGCTGAAGGACGGCAAAGCGACCAACCAGTCCAGCTTGGTGCTGATAGGAGACG tgtTCAAGGCGCTGCAGAAGGAATCAGAGTTCCAGATGAAAGAATGGGTCAGAAAGCAAG GTCCTCACTTTATCGAGTATTTGAGTTATGAGGTGACACAAGAGTGCTGCGTGATACTCAAGTGCAAG GTCGGAAACATGAAGAAGGAGACCTCGGCGCTGTGGTACAAGGACGGCCACCAGATCAAGGCGGACGAAAACCTCGGCTTCACCGAGGGGGTCCTGAAGCTGGAAATTGCTCAA ATTTCCAAGAAGGACTCTGGTGTGTACGAAGTCGCTCTGAAGGACGACAGAGGGAAAGACACGTCCACGTTGAATCTGACGGATCAag GTTTCAAAGACTTGATGAATGAAGTTTTCAGTTTCATCG CCAACTCCTCCACCCCGCTGAAGATCACCAGCACGGACGAGGGCGTCCGACTCTACACCTTTGTCAACTTCTACAACGATCTGCTCCAAGTGACGTGGCACTACAA GGATGCGGCCATCGCCTTCTCTGACCGGGTGAAGAGTGGCGTGGTGGGAGAGCAGCTGTGGCTGCAGATCACGGAGCCCACGGAGAAAGACGCCGGCAAATACGCCATCGAGTTCCACGATGGCAAAGCGGGCCTGAGGAGGACCGTGGAGCTGTCCGGTCAAG cattcGACGATGCTTTTGCAGAATTCAAGAGACTTCA AGCGGCTGCTATTGCAGAGAGAA GTCGCGCTCGAGTAGCAGGAGGCCTTCCCGACGTGGTCACAATCCAGGAGGGCAAG GCCCTCAATCTCACCTGCAACATCTCGGGCGACCCTTTGCCCGAGGTCACCTGGCTGAAGAACGACAGGGAGATCACCTCCGACGACCACTGCATCCTCAGCATCGCCTCGGGCAAGTTCGCCAGCTTCACCATCACCGCCGTGAACACGATGGACTCCGGCAAGTACAGCATCCTGGTGAAGAACAAGTACGGCACGGAGAGCGGGGACTTCACTGTAAGTGTCTTCATGCCCGAGGAGGCGGCCGGCAAGAagaaataa
- the myom1b gene encoding myomesin-1 isoform X1, translating to MSGSAPFYQKHHRHYDRGFRSKETESKLSQYQTSSTSATTSSSSRRSGGLKVTSYSGLEASRLSPVPERVKPTYLAVDKENQIIGYVVPIFRGSQEFAAGFSGTEERRARDTAGYMARRDLFTSGLEMERSEQVSRREAMRGSAERISLNKRIHEHGEHFKRMNEDSLMHAPDFVIKPRSHTVWEKQCVRLHCTVSGWPDPRVVWYKNNVAIDPLSNAGKYKIESRYSVHSLEINRCDFDDTAQYRVSAMNSKGEQSVFASVVVKRFKGEIDESLPSPRRASTEDGPVSEYGINFQTHIVDKFGVSFGREGETMSLGCTVIIYPALHRYQPEVQWYRDDVLLSPSKWNHMCWSGDRATLTFTHLNKEDEGLYTLRVTTKSGYETYSAYVFVRDAEAEVERAPGAPLDVRCLDANKDYIIVSWKQPAIDGGDSILGYFVDRCEVGTAHWIQCNETPVKFARFPVTGLVEGRSYTFRVRAVNASGMSRPSRASEPVAAMDPADRARKRGTSAPWTGQIIVTEEEPAEGIVPGRPLDLQVTEATKNYVVLSWNPPGEKGLEGVMYYVEKCVSGTDSWQRVNTEIPVKSPRFALFDLAEGKSYSFRVRCCNSAGVGEPSDPTEATTVGDKLDIPSAPSQVVPTRNTDTSVVVSWGASREAKELVGYYIEASIVGSGAWEPCNNKPVNATRFICHGLTTGEKYVFRVRAVNAAGLSQFSPESEPVEVKAAIGGGIPHGVFPEMGPGGNAGRLTEHRPRWTGAHETVQSPPDTMRRHTRAQADTEAGGHGAAAASSALAPPRPGGGGKREGGERGSVSWAPDLAKDLAPEAAPDSLCDSLTDTAPAAARLDPPPAGGAGREAAARKLPVDASGDREAARPRRGSTASPAPPFGISVLECVRDSMVLAWKQPSFAGGADITGYFLDYREVVDGVPEKWHEANTRAVSERAYRVSDLRENRKYQFQVRAANMAGVGIPSQPSDTFLCEEWTIAVPGPPHDLQVREVRSDSLVLLWKPPVYQGRDPVNGFYVDIKEADAPQEAWRGVNTKATESSFIKIKNVKEGESFVFRVRAQNNAGVGQVSAVTEPVVALTKPGTKEIVVDVDDNGVVSLNFECGDMTADSKFVWSKNYEEITDPSRLTLETKGNKSKAVFNTPGEEDIGIYSCLVTHTDGASSSYTLSEEELKRLLEISHDHKFPVIPLKSDLAVELLEKGKVRFWLQADKMTANGKVDYIFNDNAVSQGDKYKMNFDKNTGVIEMIMDCLTPADEGTFTFQLKDGKATNQSSLVLIGDVFKALQKESEFQMKEWVRKQGPHFIEYLSYEVTQECCVILKCKVGNMKKETSALWYKDGHQIKADENLGFTEGVLKLEIAQISKKDSGVYEVALKDDRGKDTSTLNLTDQGFKDLMNEVFSFIANSSTPLKITSTDEGVRLYTFVNFYNDLLQVTWHYKDAAIAFSDRVKSGVVGEQLWLQITEPTEKDAGKYAIEFHDGKAGLRRTVELSGQAFDDAFAEFKRLQAAAIAERSRARVAGGLPDVVTIQEGKALNLTCNISGDPLPEVTWLKNDREITSDDHCILSIASGKFASFTITAVNTMDSGKYSILVKNKYGTESGDFTVSVFMPEEAAGKKK from the exons ATGTCTGGATCCGCTCCCTTCTACCAGAAGCACCATCGCCACTATGACAGGGGCTTCCGCAGCAAGGAGACCGAGTCCAAGCTGAGCCAGTACCAGACCAGCAGCACCTccgccaccaccagcagcagcagcaggaggagcggggg ACTGAAAGTGACTTCGTATTCTGGGCTGGAGGCGAGCAGACTGAGTCCCGTGCCCGAGAGAGTGAAGCCAACTTACTTGGCCGTGGACAAAGAGAACCAAATCATCGGCTACGTAGTGCCCATCTTCAGGGGCAG CCAAGAGTTCGCCGCGGGATTTTCGGGCACCGAGGAGAGGAGGGCGCGAGACACGGCTGGATACATGGCCCGCAGGGATTTGTTCACCAGCGGCCTGGAGATGGAGAGGTCAGAGCAGGTCTCCAGGAGGGAGGCCATGCGCGGGTCGGCCGAGCGCATCTCTCTGAACAAAAGG ATCCATGAACACGGGGAACACTTCAAGCGCATGAACGAAGACAGCCTGATGCACGCCCCGGACTTTGTGATCAAACCTCGCTCCCACACCGTGTGGGAGAagcagtgtgtgcgtctgcactGCACCGTGAGCGGCTGGCCCGACCCGCGGGTCGTCTG GTATAAAAACAATGTGGCCATCGACCCTCTTTCCAATGCTGGCAAGTATAAAATTGAGAGCAGATACAGCGTGCACTCACTGGAGATCAACAG ATGCGATTTTGATGACACGGCGCAGTATCGCGTCTCCGCCATGAACTCCAAGGGGGAGCAGTCTGTGTTTGCCTCCGTCGTGGTCAAGA GGTTCAAGGGAGAAATCGATGAGTCCTTGCCGTCACCCAGAC GTGCCAGTACTGAAG ACGGCCCAGTGTCCGAGTACGGCATCAACTTCCAGACTCACATTGTTGATAAATTCGGCGTGTCCTTTGGAagagagggtgagaccatgaGTCTGGGATGTACGGTCATCATCTACCCGGCCCTGCACCGCTACCAGCCAGAGGTCCAGTGGTACAGAGACG ATGTTCTGCTGTCTCCCTCCAAATGGAACCACATGTGCTGGAGTGGAGACCGAGCAACGCTGACTTTCACACACCTGAACAAGGAGGACGAGGGGCTTTACACCCTGCGCGTCACCACCAAGTCGGGATACGAAACCTACTCAGCCTACGTCTTTGTCAGAG ATGCTGAAGCCGAGGTGGAGAGAGCTCCGGGTGCCCCTCTGGACGTGCGCTGCCTGGACGCCAACAAGGATTACATCATCGTGTCCTGGAAGCAGCCGGCTATCGATGGCGGCGACTCCATCTTGGGCTACTTTGTGGACAG ATGTGAGGTTGGAACCGCCCACTGGATCCAGTGCAACGAGACTCCCGTCAAATTTGCCCGTTTCCCCGTCACCGGCCTGGTGGAGGGCCGCTCCTACACCTTCCGGGTGCGCGCCGTCAACGCCAGCGGCATGAGCCGCCCGTCACGCGCCTCCGAGCCGGTGGCTGCCATGGACCCGGCTGACCGCGCCCGCAAGAGAG GTACCTCTGCTCCGTGGACCGGCCAAATCATCGTCACAGAAGAGGAGCCCGCGG AGGGCATCGTTCCCGGCAGACCTCTCGACCTGCAGGTGACCGAAGCAACCAAGAACTACGTGGTGCTGAGCTGGAACCCACCCGGGGAGAAAGGCCTCGAGGGCGTCATGTACTACGTGGAAAAG TGCGTCTCGGGCACCGACAGCTGGCAGCGGGTGAACACGGAGATCCCGGTCAAGTCGCCCCGCTTCGCGCTGTTCGACCTCGCCGAGGGGAAGTCCTACAGCTTCCGCGTCCGCTGCTGCAACTCGGCCGGCGTCGGCGAGCCGTCCGACCCGACGGAGGCCACCACCGTGGGCGACAAGCTGG ACATCCCGTCCGCGCCGAGCCAAGTCGTCCCGACCAGGAACACGGACACGTCGGTGGTCGTGTCGTGGGGGGCGTCCCGGGAGGCCAAGGAGCTTGTGGGGTACTACATCGAGGCGAGCATCGTGGGCAGCGGCGCGTGGGAGCCGTGCAACAACAAGCCCGTGAACGCCACCAG GTTCATCTGCCACGGCCTGACGACGGGAGAGAAGTACGTGTTCAGGGTGAGGGCGGTGAACGCCGCCGGGCTCAGCCAGTTCTCCCCGGAGTCCGAGCCGGTGGAGGTGAAGGCTGCGATTG GGGGCGGCATCCCTCATGGTGTGTTTCCGGAGATGGGGCCGGGGGGTAACGCGGGCCGACTAACCGAGCACAGGCCACGCTGGACGGGCGCGCATGAAACCGTCCAGTCCCCCCCCGACACTATGCGAAGGCACACTAGAGCGCAGGCTGACACTGAAGCCGGGGGCCACGGGGCCGCAGCCGCGAGCTCCGCCCTCGCACCGCCCCGACCCGGTGGTGGGGGTAAACGCGAGGGGGGCGAGAGAGGCAGCGTGTCTTGGGCCCCTGACCTGGCAAAAGACCTGGCCCCAGAGGCCGCGCCTGACTCACTTTGTGACTCACTAACCGACACGGCCCCCGCCGCCGCGCGCTTAGACCCGCCCCCCGCGGGGGGAGCCGGACGCGAGGCCGCCGCACGTAAGTTGCCTGTAGACGCTTCTGGTGATCGGGAGGCGGCGAGGCCCCGGCGCGGGTCGACAG CCTCCCCTGCTCCTCCCTTCGGCATCTCCGTCCTGGAGTGTGTGCGCGACTCCATGGTCCTGGCCTGGAAGCAGCCGAGCTTCGCCGGCGGCGCCGACATCACCGGCTACTTCCTGGATTACCGCGAGGTCGTCGACGGCGTGCCGGAGAAGTGGCACGAGGCCAACACCAGGGCCGTCAGCGAGAGGGCCTACAGG GTGTCCGACCTGAGGGAGAACAGGAAGTACCAGTTCCAGGTGCGTGCGGCCAACATGGCGGGCGTCGGCATCCCGTCGCAGCCCAGCGACACGTTCCTGTGCGAGGAGTGGACCATCGCCGTGCCAG GACCGCCCCACGACCTGCAAGTGAGAGAGGTCCGAAGTGACTCCCTGGTGTTGCTATGGAAACCACCCGTGTACCAGGGCCGCGACCCGGTCAACGGATTCTACGTCGACATCAAGGAGGCGGACGCGCCGCAGGAGGCGTGGAGAGGAGTCAACACCAAGGCCACGGAGAGCTCGTTCATCAAG ATCAAGAACGTGAAGGAAGGAGAGTCGTTCGTGTTCAGGGTGCGCGCTCAGAACAACGCCGGCGTTGGACAAGTCTCCGCCGTGACGGAGCCGGTGGTGGCGCTCACCAAACCag GCACCAAGGAGATAGTGGTGGACGTCGATGACAACGGCGTCGTCTCCCTGAACTTCGAGTGCGGCGACATGACGGCCGACTCCAAATTTGTGTGGTCCAAGAACTACGAGGAGATCACGGATCCGTCCCGCTTGACTTTGGAGACCAAGGGAAACAA GTCCAAAGCTGTTTTCAACACCCCTGGGGAGGAGGACATAGGTATCTACTCGTGTCTGGTCACCCACACCGATGGTGCTTCATCCAGCTACACTCTCTCTGAAGAAG AGTTGAAGAGGCTGCTGGAGATCAGTCACGACCACAAGTTCCCCG TTATTCCGCTGAAGTCCGACTTGgccgtggagctgctggagaagggcAAAGTGCGCTTTTGGCTGCAGGCGGACAAGATGACGGCCAACGGCAAAGTGGACTACATCTTCAATGACAACGCTGTCTCTCAGGGGGAC aaatacaaaatgaacTTTGACAAGAACACCGGCGTGATCGAGATGATCATGGACTGTCTGACTCCGGCGGATGAGGGCACCTTCACCTTCCAGCTGAAGGACGGCAAAGCGACCAACCAGTCCAGCTTGGTGCTGATAGGAGACG tgtTCAAGGCGCTGCAGAAGGAATCAGAGTTCCAGATGAAAGAATGGGTCAGAAAGCAAG GTCCTCACTTTATCGAGTATTTGAGTTATGAGGTGACACAAGAGTGCTGCGTGATACTCAAGTGCAAG GTCGGAAACATGAAGAAGGAGACCTCGGCGCTGTGGTACAAGGACGGCCACCAGATCAAGGCGGACGAAAACCTCGGCTTCACCGAGGGGGTCCTGAAGCTGGAAATTGCTCAA ATTTCCAAGAAGGACTCTGGTGTGTACGAAGTCGCTCTGAAGGACGACAGAGGGAAAGACACGTCCACGTTGAATCTGACGGATCAag GTTTCAAAGACTTGATGAATGAAGTTTTCAGTTTCATCG CCAACTCCTCCACCCCGCTGAAGATCACCAGCACGGACGAGGGCGTCCGACTCTACACCTTTGTCAACTTCTACAACGATCTGCTCCAAGTGACGTGGCACTACAA GGATGCGGCCATCGCCTTCTCTGACCGGGTGAAGAGTGGCGTGGTGGGAGAGCAGCTGTGGCTGCAGATCACGGAGCCCACGGAGAAAGACGCCGGCAAATACGCCATCGAGTTCCACGATGGCAAAGCGGGCCTGAGGAGGACCGTGGAGCTGTCCGGTCAAG cattcGACGATGCTTTTGCAGAATTCAAGAGACTTCA AGCGGCTGCTATTGCAGAGAGAA GTCGCGCTCGAGTAGCAGGAGGCCTTCCCGACGTGGTCACAATCCAGGAGGGCAAG GCCCTCAATCTCACCTGCAACATCTCGGGCGACCCTTTGCCCGAGGTCACCTGGCTGAAGAACGACAGGGAGATCACCTCCGACGACCACTGCATCCTCAGCATCGCCTCGGGCAAGTTCGCCAGCTTCACCATCACCGCCGTGAACACGATGGACTCCGGCAAGTACAGCATCCTGGTGAAGAACAAGTACGGCACGGAGAGCGGGGACTTCACTGTAAGTGTCTTCATGCCCGAGGAGGCGGCCGGCAAGAagaaataa